In the Staphylococcus condimenti genome, one interval contains:
- a CDS encoding NADPH:quinone oxidoreductase family protein, with product MTETFQAYFSDKVEGKVSSSFKDLSIEELNEGDVLVRVAYTSINFKDALAAAKGAGVVKEYPIIPGIDLAGTVVESNSSAHKPGDKVIVTSYDLGVSHHGGFSELAKVKEEWIVPLPKDLTLEEAMIYGTAGYTAALAIQKLEDNGLTVEGAPILVRGASGGVGSLAVMMLSNIGYKVVASTGNNEAADYLKSLGAKEIVPRLEETSDKPLGKREWQAVVDPVGGSHVGDVLKHLQIRGSVALIGNTGGIEFNATVLPFILRGNNLLGVDSVETPMLLRKQIWRRLATDLKPEQLHTIKNTIDFKELPEAIENVLSHQVTGRYVVKINAEN from the coding sequence ATGACAGAGACATTCCAAGCTTATTTTTCAGATAAAGTTGAAGGGAAAGTATCTTCATCTTTCAAAGATTTATCTATAGAGGAATTGAATGAGGGAGACGTATTAGTTCGTGTGGCTTATACAAGCATCAACTTCAAAGATGCGCTCGCAGCAGCTAAGGGAGCTGGCGTTGTAAAAGAGTATCCTATTATTCCTGGTATCGATTTAGCAGGTACAGTTGTAGAATCTAATTCTTCTGCACATAAACCAGGCGATAAAGTGATTGTGACAAGTTATGATTTGGGGGTCTCACATCACGGAGGCTTTAGTGAACTAGCGAAAGTGAAAGAAGAGTGGATTGTTCCACTTCCTAAAGATTTAACATTAGAAGAGGCAATGATTTATGGTACTGCTGGTTATACTGCTGCTTTAGCTATTCAAAAATTAGAAGATAACGGATTAACTGTTGAAGGCGCGCCTATTTTAGTTCGTGGGGCAAGCGGCGGCGTCGGTAGTCTAGCTGTTATGATGTTAAGCAATATTGGTTATAAAGTCGTTGCAAGCACTGGCAACAATGAAGCAGCAGATTACTTAAAATCCTTAGGTGCTAAAGAAATTGTACCTCGTTTAGAAGAGACATCTGACAAGCCGCTCGGCAAACGTGAATGGCAAGCAGTAGTTGATCCAGTAGGCGGCAGCCATGTCGGCGATGTTTTGAAACATTTGCAAATCAGAGGCAGCGTTGCATTAATTGGAAACACCGGTGGTATTGAATTCAATGCAACAGTGTTACCTTTCATCTTACGCGGTAATAATTTATTAGGCGTTGATTCAGTTGAAACGCCGATGCTCTTACGCAAACAAATCTGGCGCCGTTTAGCAACAGACTTGAAACCTGAACAATTGCATACGATTAAAAATACCATTGATTTTAAAGAGTTGCCTGAAGCAATTGAAAATGTATTATCTCATCAAGTAACCGGACGTTATGTTGTAAAGATTAATGCTGAAAATTAA
- the mqo gene encoding malate dehydrogenase (quinone) translates to MSAQHSKTDVILIGGGIMSATLGTLLKKVAPEKEIKVFEKLKEPAEESSNAWNNAGTGHSALCEMNYTKEMPDGSLDISKALKINEQFQVSKQFWAYLVKHGNLTQPEEFIHTVPHMSFVIGVRNVDFLRRRVKALTENALFKEMTMTEDKDKIAEWLPLMMENRTSPVPVAVSRDKSGTDVNFGALTRKLFNYLEENNVQVEYEHQVLDIKQQKDGTWKVKVKDLLTNDVTVYESDFVFIGAGGASLPLLQKTNIKESKHIGGFPVSGIFLVCQDPEIVEQHDAKVYGKAKVGAPPMSVPHLDTRYIDGKKSLLFGPFAGFSPKFLKTGTNMDLIKSVKPNNLLTMLSAGVKEMPLTQYLISQLMLSDEERIEELREFIPNAKKEDWSPVVAGQRVQVIKDTDKGKGTLQFGTEVIVNEDGSLSALLGASPGASTAVDVMLDILQRCFKDEFPQWESKIKEMIPSFGQPLAENPELYKEVKAEEDKYLKLQS, encoded by the coding sequence ATGAGTGCACAACATAGCAAAACAGATGTCATCTTAATTGGTGGCGGAATTATGAGTGCGACACTAGGTACTTTATTAAAAAAAGTTGCACCGGAAAAAGAAATTAAGGTTTTTGAAAAACTGAAAGAACCAGCAGAAGAAAGTTCAAATGCTTGGAATAACGCAGGTACAGGGCATTCTGCATTATGTGAGATGAACTATACAAAAGAAATGCCAGATGGCTCTCTTGATATCTCAAAAGCATTGAAAATCAATGAACAATTCCAAGTATCTAAACAATTTTGGGCTTACTTAGTTAAACATGGTAACTTAACGCAGCCGGAAGAATTCATTCACACTGTACCACATATGAGTTTTGTAATCGGCGTACGCAATGTTGATTTCTTAAGACGCCGTGTCAAAGCATTGACTGAAAATGCACTTTTCAAAGAAATGACGATGACTGAAGATAAAGATAAAATTGCTGAGTGGCTGCCACTGATGATGGAAAACCGTACAAGTCCAGTACCAGTTGCAGTGAGTCGTGATAAATCAGGTACAGATGTTAACTTCGGCGCTTTAACACGTAAATTATTCAACTATTTAGAAGAAAACAATGTCCAAGTTGAATATGAGCATCAAGTGCTTGATATTAAGCAACAAAAAGACGGTACTTGGAAAGTTAAAGTAAAAGATTTACTTACAAACGATGTTACAGTATACGAATCTGATTTTGTATTTATCGGTGCAGGCGGTGCAAGTTTGCCATTGCTCCAAAAAACAAATATCAAAGAATCTAAACATATCGGCGGGTTCCCAGTTAGTGGTATTTTCCTAGTATGTCAAGATCCAGAAATCGTAGAACAACATGATGCTAAGGTATACGGTAAAGCTAAAGTAGGTGCACCTCCAATGTCTGTGCCTCACTTAGATACACGTTATATCGATGGTAAAAAATCATTGTTATTCGGCCCATTTGCGGGGTTCTCACCAAAATTCTTGAAAACAGGTACAAACATGGATTTAATCAAATCTGTAAAACCTAATAACTTGTTAACAATGTTATCGGCAGGTGTGAAAGAAATGCCGTTAACACAGTATTTAATTTCGCAATTAATGCTGTCTGATGAAGAACGCATTGAAGAATTAAGAGAATTTATTCCTAATGCTAAAAAAGAAGACTGGAGCCCTGTAGTTGCAGGCCAACGTGTACAAGTGATTAAAGATACAGACAAAGGTAAAGGTACGTTACAATTCGGTACAGAAGTAATTGTAAACGAAGATGGAAGTTTATCTGCATTGCTAGGTGCATCTCCAGGTGCCTCAACAGCAGTGGATGTAATGTTGGATATTTTACAACGTTGTTTCAAAGATGAATTCCCACAATGGGAAAGTAAAATTAAAGAGATGATTCCGTCATTCGGACAACCTTTAGCTGAAAACCCAGAACTTTATAAAGAAGTAAAAGCAGAAGAAGATAAATATTTAAAACTACAATCATAA
- a CDS encoding glycosyltransferase, whose translation MKSITFLMHNIFAMGGTVKAVTQLANVLADKGHDVEIISVFQGSKSPYFKLHNKIKVTSLIDYNLRPKNILNITINRLRRWTPLFKPTILSSYEPGLNQFSSYVEKKIVRAISEVDTDILVGTRASYNILIADHAPSSVMTIGMEHMNLHAHPTSYQKEIIEAYKDLDCITTLTNTDRKVYEKATHVPVYTVPNMINESRIEIPKKPQIIAAGRLEYEKGFDLLLQSVELIQESLREMNYSLKIYGDGQQRNDLEDYIQQHQLNDIVSIHPSTMHLPLRLAESTITVVPSRNEGFGLIILEAMNQGDIVVSFKGNAGPETLIRSGYNGYLAKQQNFEDLADDISNVISAPPSEQGKIIERGFETVAQYSPDRVYHDFMKAVDSQQETQIS comes from the coding sequence ATGAAGTCAATTACATTCTTAATGCACAACATATTTGCTATGGGCGGAACAGTTAAAGCAGTAACCCAATTAGCGAATGTATTGGCAGATAAAGGGCATGATGTAGAAATTATTTCTGTATTCCAGGGCAGCAAGTCTCCTTATTTTAAACTTCATAACAAGATTAAGGTTACGTCACTTATAGATTATAATCTAAGACCCAAAAACATTTTAAATATCACAATCAATCGATTACGTAGATGGACACCTTTATTCAAACCTACTATCTTATCAAGTTACGAACCTGGATTAAACCAATTTTCTAGTTATGTAGAAAAGAAAATTGTTCGTGCTATATCAGAAGTGGACACAGATATATTAGTCGGCACTCGTGCTAGTTATAATATTTTAATCGCAGATCATGCTCCTTCTTCTGTCATGACTATCGGTATGGAGCATATGAACCTCCATGCGCATCCCACTTCTTATCAAAAAGAAATCATAGAAGCTTATAAAGATTTAGACTGTATTACAACTTTAACGAATACAGATCGTAAAGTTTATGAAAAAGCGACACATGTTCCTGTTTATACAGTGCCTAACATGATTAATGAGTCTCGTATTGAAATCCCCAAAAAGCCTCAAATTATTGCGGCTGGTCGCTTAGAATACGAAAAAGGATTTGACTTGTTGTTGCAAAGTGTTGAATTAATTCAAGAAAGTTTACGTGAAATGAATTATTCACTCAAAATTTATGGGGATGGTCAACAAAGAAATGATTTAGAAGACTATATTCAACAACATCAATTAAATGATATTGTGTCTATTCACCCTTCTACAATGCATTTGCCGCTTCGATTAGCAGAAAGCACGATCACTGTAGTACCTTCTAGAAATGAGGGTTTCGGTCTGATTATTTTAGAAGCAATGAACCAAGGTGATATCGTGGTCAGTTTTAAAGGCAACGCAGGTCCTGAAACTTTAATTCGTTCTGGATATAATGGTTATCTTGCGAAACAGCAAAACTTTGAAGACTTGGCAGATGATATTTCAAATGTGATTTCTGCACCACCTTCCGAACAAGGAAAAATTATAGAACGCGGTTTCGAAACAGTCGCTCAATATTCTCCTGATCGTGTCTATCATGATTTTATGAAAGCTGTCGATAGTCAACAAGAAACCCAAATCAGCTAA
- a CDS encoding L-lactate permease, which produces MLVSSFDPFNNLAISSLIASIPIILFLLCLTIFKMKGIYAAITTLVITLIVAVFIFKLPGGSAAGAVVEGFYQGWLPIGYIVIMAVWLYKLSTKTGQFGMIQDSIASISQDQRIQLLLIGFSFNAFLEGAAGFGVPIAICSLLLIYLGFKPLQAAMLCLVANAAAGAFGAIGLPVAVIDTLNLHGGITAIEVSRYSTFTLAFINFFIPFLLVFILDGFKGIKETLPAILVVSITYTVLQGILTLAQGPELADIIPPLASMGALALFSRKFQPKHIFRIQKDAEPPKIKKLSVKEVLYAWSPFYILTIFVMIWSMPFFKKLFLPGGALSFLTAAIPLPGTMSEATHKSIVLNFNIIGQTGTAILLTIIITLLLSKNTTIGDAGHLLGETFKELWISIFTICFILAVSKLTTYGGLSAAMGQGISKTGGIFPLLSPILGWIGLFMTGSVVNNNSLFAPIQASVSSQIGVSGGLLVAANTAGGVAAKIISPQSIAIATAAVKEVGKESELLKMSLRFSVGILAFICIWTFILSLIF; this is translated from the coding sequence ATGTTAGTATCTTCATTTGATCCATTCAATAATCTTGCAATATCAAGTCTTATAGCAAGTATTCCAATTATTTTATTCTTATTATGCTTAACAATTTTTAAAATGAAAGGGATTTATGCTGCAATTACAACTTTAGTTATTACATTGATTGTAGCAGTATTCATTTTCAAATTGCCAGGCGGTTCAGCTGCAGGAGCGGTAGTTGAAGGATTTTATCAAGGTTGGTTGCCGATCGGTTATATCGTAATCATGGCTGTATGGTTGTATAAATTATCAACTAAAACAGGTCAATTCGGTATGATTCAAGACAGTATTGCCAGTATTTCACAAGACCAACGTATTCAGTTATTATTAATCGGTTTTTCTTTTAACGCATTTTTAGAAGGTGCAGCAGGATTTGGTGTACCAATTGCAATCTGTTCTTTACTTTTAATTTATTTAGGATTTAAACCTTTACAAGCTGCGATGCTATGTTTAGTAGCCAATGCAGCAGCTGGAGCTTTTGGAGCAATTGGTTTACCAGTAGCGGTTATCGACACTTTAAACTTGCATGGCGGTATCACAGCAATCGAAGTTTCACGTTATTCAACATTCACATTAGCATTTATTAACTTCTTTATTCCTTTCTTATTAGTGTTTATTCTTGATGGGTTTAAAGGAATTAAAGAAACTTTGCCAGCAATTTTAGTTGTATCAATTACTTATACTGTACTTCAAGGTATCCTTACTTTGGCACAAGGTCCTGAATTAGCAGATATTATCCCGCCACTTGCATCAATGGGAGCACTTGCTTTATTCAGCAGAAAATTCCAACCAAAACATATTTTCCGAATTCAAAAAGATGCAGAGCCACCTAAAATCAAAAAGTTATCTGTTAAAGAGGTTTTGTATGCGTGGAGTCCATTTTACATCTTAACAATTTTCGTAATGATTTGGAGTATGCCATTCTTTAAAAAACTGTTCTTGCCAGGAGGCGCTTTAAGCTTTTTAACTGCGGCTATTCCTTTACCTGGAACAATGAGCGAAGCAACTCATAAATCAATCGTGTTGAACTTTAATATTATTGGTCAAACAGGAACAGCTATTTTATTAACAATCATCATTACATTGTTATTATCTAAAAATACAACAATTGGCGATGCAGGTCATTTATTAGGAGAAACATTCAAAGAATTATGGATTTCTATCTTTACAATTTGTTTCATTTTAGCAGTATCTAAGTTAACAACTTATGGGGGATTAAGTGCTGCAATGGGACAAGGTATTTCTAAAACAGGCGGTATTTTCCCATTATTATCACCAATTTTAGGCTGGATCGGTCTATTTATGACAGGATCTGTTGTAAACAACAACTCATTGTTTGCACCAATTCAAGCATCAGTTTCAAGTCAAATCGGAGTAAGCGGTGGATTGCTTGTAGCAGCAAATACTGCTGGTGGGGTTGCGGCAAAAATTATTTCTCCACAATCTATCGCAATTGCCACAGCTGCTGTTAAAGAAGTAGGTAAAGAATCTGAACTTTTAAAAATGTCATTAAGATTCAGTGTTGGTATTTTAGCATTTATCTGTATCTGGACATTCATATTATCATTAATATTCTAA
- a CDS encoding CDP-glycerol glycerophosphotransferase family protein: protein MKIIKLEYKQGDEMLFALKKAKKDGYSHFIPTDLNIDIYPDQMDAITQKDTKESVIIDYTVNQYYQNDCRYFGNTSLTFDEWMNNINHYPNMLFSIQQSIKQLKSESCETAFDLAIAILLFHKVKVDGHVVFDFKESCRTSASFYTTLQDQTFSELTHFNLNKLAYLHHHKKPFKTNHCALPENPRFIDKMLWNTRFKAPHFITSSVLDRSNEKHQKSSNIYEPTSANLNGAVVFLGFDYGFRGNSRYLFNYFAKHHSQYPVYFITSEATGPHFIQPDDPEAERLIENASVVVVESYIPDHLKLNGTIIQLWHGTPIKKLFLDSKEPFQNKDIYNYRARKYNKWIQQNYLICDSMRAADLFESAYPMQYSEMVACGYPRVRYLIDKKDDRPYVRFIKKELQLDLNKPTLLYAPTWQTDSHKENLLPIDQKLLAHYNVVYKGHIEELKNMAEYLPKEVIIPSAHIETQDLILASDVVLSDYSSIVFDSLTINLPTALYTPNIAEYEKERGLYPEVLKTFDRIRYKDADRLINDLIEHRIKPIGNPFLNRNNHSFETISSLIVQNLPSSMRKRNK from the coding sequence ATGAAAATAATAAAATTAGAATATAAACAAGGGGATGAAATGCTATTTGCTTTAAAGAAGGCAAAGAAAGATGGCTATTCGCATTTTATTCCAACTGACTTGAACATAGATATTTATCCGGATCAAATGGATGCTATAACACAGAAAGATACAAAAGAATCTGTCATTATTGATTATACAGTAAACCAATATTACCAAAATGACTGCCGTTACTTCGGTAATACTTCACTTACTTTTGACGAATGGATGAATAACATCAATCATTATCCAAATATGCTATTCAGTATTCAACAAAGTATCAAACAACTTAAATCTGAAAGTTGTGAAACTGCATTTGACTTAGCAATAGCAATATTACTATTTCATAAAGTAAAAGTGGATGGTCATGTCGTTTTTGATTTTAAAGAAAGTTGTCGCACTTCCGCTTCTTTCTATACAACGCTTCAAGATCAAACTTTTTCGGAATTAACACATTTTAATTTAAATAAATTAGCATACTTACACCATCATAAAAAACCATTTAAAACGAATCACTGTGCTCTGCCAGAAAACCCGCGTTTTATTGACAAGATGCTATGGAATACTCGCTTCAAAGCACCTCATTTCATAACAAGTTCAGTGCTTGATAGAAGCAATGAAAAGCATCAAAAATCAAGTAATATATACGAACCGACTTCTGCGAATCTGAATGGTGCAGTTGTCTTTTTAGGATTTGATTATGGATTTAGAGGCAATTCTCGATATTTATTCAATTATTTTGCCAAACATCATTCTCAGTATCCTGTTTATTTTATTACTTCTGAAGCAACTGGGCCGCATTTCATACAACCTGATGATCCTGAAGCCGAAAGATTAATTGAAAATGCAAGCGTTGTAGTAGTTGAAAGTTATATTCCAGACCACTTAAAACTTAATGGAACTATTATTCAGTTATGGCATGGTACACCTATAAAAAAATTGTTCTTAGATAGTAAAGAACCCTTTCAAAATAAAGATATATACAATTATAGAGCCAGAAAATATAATAAGTGGATTCAACAAAATTATTTAATTTGCGATAGTATGAGAGCCGCTGATTTATTCGAATCAGCTTATCCTATGCAGTATAGTGAAATGGTCGCGTGCGGGTACCCACGTGTACGATATTTAATTGATAAAAAAGACGATAGACCGTACGTCCGTTTTATTAAAAAGGAACTTCAGTTAGATTTAAATAAACCGACATTACTATATGCGCCTACTTGGCAGACAGACAGTCATAAAGAGAACCTCTTGCCAATCGACCAAAAATTATTAGCACATTATAACGTCGTTTATAAAGGGCATATTGAAGAATTGAAAAATATGGCTGAGTACTTACCAAAAGAAGTCATTATACCTTCAGCACATATAGAAACTCAAGATTTAATTTTAGCTTCTGACGTTGTATTAAGCGATTATTCATCAATTGTCTTTGATTCATTAACGATTAACTTACCTACAGCGCTTTATACACCGAATATAGCTGAATATGAAAAAGAGCGTGGCTTATATCCAGAAGTACTGAAAACTTTTGACCGTATACGCTACAAAGATGCAGATCGGTTAATTAATGATTTGATTGAACATCGCATTAAACCTATTGGAAATCCTTTCCTTAACCGAAATAACCATTCCTTTGAGACAATTTCTAGTTTGATTGTTCAAAATTTGCCTAGTTCCATGCGTAAACGTAATAAGTAA